In Dermacentor variabilis isolate Ectoservices chromosome 7, ASM5094787v1, whole genome shotgun sequence, a genomic segment contains:
- the LOC142588889 gene encoding uncharacterized protein LOC142588889 produces MLSQTDPDASREEVCKVDAATQWEDMTTAHHTYSAPLKLVNIRAPLLEKMTAADLRFYTGVSPDIFKKLALCIQRTPLRPSQLHTEDQLLLTLMRLRLGLLYRDLASRFCIAPSSVCNIFKNVLKSLKEIMKYVVIWLPRSRIQSTMPSAFIENGFQTTTCIFDCTEVALERPTKQKPRAQTYSSYKAHNTVKFLVVIAPNGLIMYISRTFGGRASDKFIVRQSGVQEYLVPGDVIMADRGFTLDPYLEAQGIKLNMPAFTKVVHTWNS; encoded by the exons GTGTGCAAAGTGGACGCAGCTACACAGTGGGAAGATATGACAACTGCCCATCACACATATTCTGCACCTTTAAAGTTGGTAAATATCAGAGCACCACTTTTGGAAAAGATGACTGCAGCTGACCTACGATTCTACACAGGGGTATCACCAGACATATTTAAGAAGCTCGCACTGTGCATTCAGAGGACACCTTTGCGGCCTTCACAACTTCACACAGAAGACCAGCTGCTTCTAACACTTATGCGCTTGAGGCTTGGCCTTCTTTACAGGGACCTAGCATCGAGATTTTGTATTGCACCATCCTCTGTGTGCAATATATTCAAGAATGTCCTCAAATCACTTAAAGAGATCATGAAATATGTCGTAATCTGGCTCCCGAGATCTCGTATTCAGAGCACTATGCCAAGTGCATTCATAGAAAATGGTTTTCAAACCACTACGTGCATATTCGATTGCACAGAGGTTGCACTTGAAAGGCCAACCAAACAAAAGCCACGAGCCCAAACCTACAGTTCATACAAAGCTCATAATACTGTAAAGTTTCTTGTGGTAATTGCTCCAAATGGCCTTATTATGTACATTTCTCGTACATTTGGTGGTCGTGCTTCGGACAAATTTATTGTCAGACAGAGTGGCGTCCAGGAATACCTTGTTCCTGGGGATGTGATAATGGCCGACAGGGGCTTCACTCTGGACCCCTACTTGGAAGCACAGGGAATCAAATTGAACATGCCAGCATTCACCAAAG TTGTACACACCTGGAACAGCTAA